ACCGGCCTTGTTGGGAGTGACGTGGTCGATGCGGGTCAGCCCGCTGAGGCTGGCGTCCTGCACAAGCGTGCCGGCGGTCTGCTCCAGCTCCTTGTGGTCCGTGAAACCATCGGGGACCGAGCTTTTCCAGCGCGCCCACCGCTTGCTGGTACATCGCGTACTGCGGGTGCCCCTGGTCCGACAGCAGCAGCGGGCGTGATGTCTCATTGCGCTGGTGCGGCGTGGTGGTTGCGCGATCAGGCTGCCGTGGTTGCGCCGTGGCCAGCACCTTGCTGGTGTCGTGGCCGGCGATGCCGTCGTCGCTCAGCTGATGATCGCGCTGGAACGCCTGCACGGCCTGATGGGTGCGGTCACCGAACTTGCCGTCGGTACCTAATGCCTGGCCATTGGCGTCGGTGTAGCCAAGCGCATTGAGTCGCTCCTGCAGCGCTTTCACTTCCGCGCCGTGTTCGTCCTTGCGCAGAACACCATCGGCCATGGCTGCGGCGCTCACGGCCGTGGCGCCAACCGGAGCGGCAACCGTCCGGCCATCCCGGAAATGTCGGATACCCGAGCCGGGCCGGTGCGATCGGGCTGTGCATGCTGCGGACGCTGGTCGGTGGTGATTGCGCCACTGTCCATGTCGCGGATATAGCGGTCGGCCTGCGGCAGATAGCTGGCGTTGATGTCTACATGCACGTGCTTGCCGAAGGCTTTGGGATCCCCTTTGTTGAAGCCGCCCTGGATGCCGACCGACTGCCCGTATTCGATCCTGTCACCTGTCATCTGTCTCCAGCTGCAGGCAGCGCGCACCGCTGGATCGGCAATGATCGCCTCTAGAAACGTGGTGAATCCATCGTCGGTCTTTTTGCAGGCTCCCGGTGACAATTCGGGACGATTGGCAGCCGTGGCTGGGCGTGCTGTCGGTTCTGGCGCGTCTACAGCAGGCGTGGCCGCCGGGACAGGCATCTTGGTTGCCGCAGTCGTGGATTCCGATGCCTGGCAGCCCTGCAGCGGCAAGGCCAGCAGGGCGGCAGTAAGCAAACGTTGAGTCATGGTGGCGTTCCTTCCCTAGGACTTTTAAGGCACATGGTGAACCGGCGTGGGCCACGCGCCGGCACCAGATGCTCCTGTCCCGCGCGCCCTGACGCGCAGTATAGAAATGAACCGCAAGGGCAATTTTTACACCGCCGAGCCGTTTTGCGTGTCTGCACTACATCAGCATGAGCACTGTGCTGCGGTATGTGCATGCACGCCGGTACGCGCGGCAGGCGTATCGTGCTCGGCATGGCGGCCCGGATCTGGCTGCGGGAGTGGGCTGATGCAAGACAGCGACACGCATGTCGACTTACCAGCGCAGGTTACGGCCACGCTGGCGGCACTGCAGCTGATCGACACGCTGCGTGCGCGGCATGGCGATCTGCTGTTCCATCAATCCGGCGGTTGCTGCGATGGCTCTTCGCCGATGTGCTTTGCGGTGGGCGATTTCATCGTGGGCGACCGCGATGTGCTGCTGGGCGAGATCGCCGGTGTGCCGTTCTACATCAGCCCATCACAATTTGCGTACTGGAAGCACACCCAGCTGATCATCGATGTGGTGCCCGGGCGCGGCGGGATGTTTTCGCTGGAAAACGGCGAGGGCGTGCGATTCCTGGTGCGCTCGCGCCTGTTCAACGACGAGGAGATGGCGCAGCTATCGGCGGCCGGGCGGGTGTGATGCGTTGAGTGAACGGGCCTTGCCGAGGGATCAAGCGAGCACGACAGCGATCACGGCACGCTGCCTGGCTTCTTGGCCGGGGCGTCGTCATCGGCGGGAACCAGGGTATCTGGCGCGTCGCCCGCCCCCCGGTCTTCGTAGTGTTCGGCGTCGCGTTTGCCGCGCTGCTCGCCCGGTTGGGCGGGTTGTTCGCGTAGGGGGTCGCGGGTCATGGCTTGTCTCCTGCACTTCGATGGATGCCCGAGTTCACCGCGCGCTCGGTGAAGGCCGCGCAAATCGCAAAATGTATGCGCATTTCTCACGTCTGGATCACGGCAGCGGCGGTACTGATGACGGCCCATGCCGCACCGTGGAGCAGACCCATGCGCCCCCTGGACCGCCGTCCCGATCGTCGCCTGTTCAGGGCCCACCTTGACCCCGCATCGCCCAAGTGCGCGCACCACAAGGTGCTTGTTGCCGATCCGGTGGGTGTGGCCCAGGACTTCCATTACTACAGTCTGGCCGATTATCAGCGCCGCCGTCGCCGCGGCGGGCCGACCTGGCGCGATCTGTCACCGATCTACGCGTTCGCGCGCGTCACGCATGCGGCCGACTGGCCGCGCGGTGCCGATGCACAGTGCGAACAGGCGCTGGCGGCGCAATGGGAAAGCATGCGT
The window above is part of the Xanthomonas cassavae CFBP 4642 genome. Proteins encoded here:
- a CDS encoding peptidoglycan-binding domain-containing protein, producing MSAAAMADGVLRKDEHGAEVKALQERLNALGYTDANGQALGTDGKFGDRTHQAVQAFQRDHQLSDDGIAGHDTSKVLATAQPRQPDRATTTPHQRNETSRPLLLSDQGHPQYAMYQQAVGALEKLGPRWFHGPQGAGADRRHACAGRQPQRADPHRPRHSQQGR
- a CDS encoding DUF779 domain-containing protein — translated: MQDSDTHVDLPAQVTATLAALQLIDTLRARHGDLLFHQSGGCCDGSSPMCFAVGDFIVGDRDVLLGEIAGVPFYISPSQFAYWKHTQLIIDVVPGRGGMFSLENGEGVRFLVRSRLFNDEEMAQLSAAGRV